The DNA region gcatgaaagtccacaaCATACTCTAAAAACCATATTTCTACATAAAACTTACCTCCTCATGGGACTATATTTATACTTACCTTTATACTTACATGTGTTTGAATAAGAAGAGAATGATTTGTCCTATAATCCGTCTTAAATTGGTTTAAAGATCACCtttgaaaaggtcttaaaaagcaaaagattTAATCAATATTGAATCTTTCCTtcacttaaacacaaatgaTCATGATAGCTTTTACATgggaatttttaaattttttatcaGAAATGGTGCAACTTGTTGCAATAACAGACTTTCTAAATCAATAAATGACCCTTTTGAAGTTGCAAATAAGTACCGgggtggctcaggaggtagagcagtTTACCAACTGAAAGGTGGGTGATTTGATCCCTGTCCCCTGCAGTCTGCATGTCGAAATGTCCTTGGACTGtcggtgtgtgagtgcatgtgaatgttaatttgatgagcaggtggcaccttgtttGGCCGCCTCGGCCAccgatgtgtgtatgtgtgtttgaatggTGCTTGTGTTGTAAATCGCTTTGAGTGGTCGCTACCaggactagaaaagcactatgtAAATGCAGCCCAATTACCATTTTGGACACTTGTCCTCACAACTTTTTACAACCCACAGAATTCTGATAGACAGCTGATGGCTTTAGTTAACATAACACATAGTCTAAAATGACAGCTTGTAAAGGACTGTGTGAAGAAACATgcttaagattttaaaattctgtgtAGAGTACAAATAGAACCGATACATGAAGCAACTTAGAGCTctccacacacagacatacagcaAGTTTTATACAGCATCCTGATacccaaagggttaatgcacCGCCAGCCTCGAATCACGTCTGTCTGTTACTGATTTGCGTGGACATTTCGGACAGAGTCCTCTTCAGCATGCTTAATGTCAGACAGAACACACGTGGACGACAGCGGTATATAAGCATCAAATTGGATAAAGATAACAAGATGCACCCCGGAGCGATACGCAGCAGTAGgatcagggaaaaaaagcagcccaaaaaaaaaaaaaaaaatgaggtaaACAGAATCTTCTGGGCTCTCTTTCCTAACCCCCCATGTTCAGGCATGTTATGTTCTGTAAGGAGCAGCTGGAGATTTGATGTGTTTGTTATGAAAAGTGCACTCATGCTTTCAGATCATTGGCTTTAATGCTTcatgtttgcttatttttatcaACGTAAATGACATCTCAGAATTTAAGCAGCATAAAATTACATGTGGGTGTGCAAATGTGTTTACTTTAATCACCACTGAGTAATTGGTAGCGGTGGAGGGAAAATCGATACATTATactattgtgatgtttttggtggcaatattgtatcgaaacaccctttttttttttttttttacctttaagtttcctttattgttttttaatgattgtttgCCTTTATGATCTATGGATgctttgctgcttgtttttaactgtGTCTTGTAAGGTGTTCATCAGTGCTTTGAAAGGagcctataaataaaatgtattattattattattatcattattattatgaaaagaACACCAAgtatttatgttacattataaaATTGTTTAATGTTGCAAATAGACATGAAACTTTTTGTTACTCATTAGAACAataaaatcagttgttttttgatcCACTAGATACatgttgctgcaataaaaatgatttaaaactcTGTCTTActagataaaaacaaatgtttttttcttaatttgcagctgaaaaaaaagttttcaagcCTAATATATCGCACATTATGTAACCCCAATACtcagtatgttgcaaaaaaaccatTTGAAATTGCAATATTGTATTGTAACCTAAGTATCGCAATAGTATCGTACTGGGAGGCCACTGTTATTTCCTTCCCTTGTAACTGATGCGGTTATGATGGAAATGTACGATGGGGAATGCTCAAtgctgtcataaaaaaaacatcccatcTGAAATGAATCTTTGAAATTTAAGGAATTCTTGCTAAATGAAGTCGATGGTGGAGCACAGAAGACAAcatgtttgtctgtcttttctcaGATCCAGTGATGGTCTGCTGTAGAAACCAGAGTTTGTGGCTTCAGCTACGATCTCCACCCTTTCTAACAAGTCCTGGACACTCTGGATGAACATCGGACCCAGTGCTCGACCTCTGACCTTAAATGTAATTAAGGTCAGACTCCCTCATTCCTGCTGTGATGGAGAATCCCAGCCTGCTGTCCGTCATCGTGGCCTTGCTGGGTTTTCTGAGCCCGTGTCTGTCCAGACTGACCCCCAGAGTCTCCTTCCCCATGGgtgagtttgtgttgtttttttgtttgaaaccTGTGAgaattttgtttgatttattaaaaaaacatgggaagaaagcaatgagcagcttgaaaacaaatgttagacacaagaaaattacccctaaagaaaaacaagcatgaaaaaagaaagaaaagaaaacgacaaacaaaaaactcccaagaaaatgacctaaaaactgtgtctttctgtctttttctttctttgtcttttttttctgtaatataatttaaaacataaaatttaaatatagttttctggacacttttctctattttttggataattttctaataatcctaaTTTGTGGGTAATTTCCTTGTCgcatttactaatttcttggaatttgtgggacatttctttccaagttggtCATGTTGTTTTCCccctgtgttttaaaaagaaatcaaactaacctgctcatgtttcaaagggtctaatagcttgtgaaaggtgatcaaatgcagcacaagaaaaccagtGTCGACGTATTCAGGGATTTTTGACATCTGGGCAATGAATGCTCTATGGTGGTAATGGTGCTTTTAATTGTCTTTGgtaactgaatgaaaaaaaaccttatcCCTGTGTTAATTGCTGTGAAACAACAGGTAGTCCTGGGAGACATCTCACACGCTTCAGTAGCCATGATGTCAGCAACACCACAACGCTGCTGCTCAGTGAGGACGGAGACATGCTGTATGTTGGGGCCCGGGATGCTGTGTTAGCGCTGGATGTTAGCCACAAGGACGGCATCATAATGAGGAGTAAGGTAGGGAAGCGACCACTTAAAAatactatttgttttaacctaAAAAGAGTTAGTGGTTGCAAATCATCTCATGTCAAAATCATGTCAGAGAGGAgatgagttttgttttgaaacaaaagTTTGAACTGGGTcgtgttggtttaaaaaaaaagctgacctTTCAGAATGATACAGACCACTTAAAGTTTTAAGTTGAATGAATTTAAGAGGATAAGTTGAATCACTACAAAATTGCCTCAGAGAGACCATATCTCTGCAATGTTTTGGTCCCCAAATgaagctgcagagtgagcgctcctCACTTTCACAAATTTACAGCTCATAGCAACTTGATTGGATAtggtgtctgttttttgtttgatatctagtgacggcaaaaaatgttgcacattttcaTTCTGCTGTTGTGTAGTTAGCACGCATTAGCTCGGACAACAAACTTGGTTTGTGGACAATATTTCGTGATCGTCGCTGTCACGCTGAACTTCCTGTTGAAATTTCTGCGGAAATTCCTTcctcaaactttaaaacaaaaaaataggaaCATATAGTTGACTATTCAAATCTGGTTTGTCTGACACAATTTTGTAGAGCTCTAgagattttttggaaatgactcATCTGCCTGTATGAGATTCTTCAAAAGATGTAAATGGAGAAAAGAACAGAACTGCATAGATAAAGTGGGTGGCACCCTTTTCAGTATTAAACATATAGATGGAAGAAATCAAGACCTGCTACATTTAGCTGCTATGTCCTTCTGAATTGATTTCCTCTCGCCTGCACATAAACCACAGCTTTGTAATGGAAAATGCAAAGTTTTTAATGCGTCCTGGGAGTTTCATTGTTCAGCTGAAGTTTGTGGTTCAGttgcttttctcttctttcagcTGGACTGGAGCCCTTCAGAGAAAGACCTTGAACAATGCTCcatgaaaggcaaaaaaatggtAAGTAGTTGGTTTGATGTACAAATACTGCAAACTGATTCAAGTTCAAACTTCAAAACATCTCCTTTTGACTTAATGTACCAACCAAACAAGACCAGGCTGTCATTAACATACAGCTAATGCTTCTTTTAACAACCAGAAGCACCACAATGACTATTTGTTTAACGAGCAACGTTTATGAGTGTCTCATAATCTTTTATTTAGTGGGTGAAGCTTACTTTGACGAGATCTTAATGTTCTGTAAAATTCAAAAGCCCTGCTTTAGGCACACACTCTGCTTGCTGTACTTCTTGGTTTTACTGAAACGTCTAACTTAATGgcctctgtgtgtattttttttaaaattttttttaggcTGACTGTCCCAATTTCATTCGTGTACTGCAGTTCTTGAACACCACCCACATCTATACCTGTGGAACATTTGCCTTCAGTCCACGCTGCATGTACATTGTAAGTTTGCTTGTCCAGAGGTTTAAAGTTATTGATTTGTTTAACATTGTGACAGTATGATAAGGCTCACTGTTTAAGGACTTTAGCATACATCTGATGTGATCTGGTTGCTccatacattttaatttagtaaGATATCAGCTCCgctgtttcctctttttctttccagaaTTCAGAGACGTTATCGATGAGCCTCAAGACTGATGAAGGAAGAGGTCGCTGCCCCTATGACCCCTACCAACGCAACACTGCTATCATCGTAGGTAGGTAAGGCTGCAACGCCACAGCTGATGTGAAAATGTTAGCTCAGGCaagctgaaagaaaaatgtggcTGCTTCTCAGTGTATGTGGAGAGATTTACTGTAATTCCAAACATGCAGGGAAAATTGATGATAGAAGCAGATCGAGTACTTGTCACCAGTGGTGGAACTTTTCCTTTCCAGCagataatgagaaaacaaatgtcttttttttcatacagaaaaacaaacaaaattgtccctagtttttttgttttttgggttttccaGAAAGaattgaataattgaatgaatGGATGATACACGGACCGCCGGGGCCCATCATGGAccggctgttttttttaatatgctgtATTTGTTATATTCTATGATTTCCTGCCAGCAAACTAATAGTAGTTTGTTTTAACGGTACATGGCTTAATATATTTTGTGATATTCACCGATGCTCCTCAGTATTGTTTCAAGTGTTCCTCTGTTTCTCAGATGGAGAGCTGTACACGGGCACGGTGGCAGACTACAGGGGGAACCGGCCCGTCATCTCCCGGCACCTCAGCGAGGGCAGGCGTGTTGACCTGAAGTTAGATGATACGTTAGGATGGCTGGAGGGTGAGTTTGATGTCTGTTAGAGTGAAACATATGGTAGTAATAGCAGTTGTGAATACAATTATATTAATGAATAAACATGTTGCACCATTCAGATTTTTGTATTCactcaaattttaaaattttttttttactcttcgTCAGTTGTTTTGTCAGTTCCTGAGCACTTGACAATGTGAGAGTTCACCAGCTAGCTTGACATTATCCAAAAGGCACAGTTTAACAGGATCACACTGCAGATAGCATGTGAGGGCCGTGAGCTGccaacagtgaaaacacaaacaacatgtgTTGGCCGCGGTTAGAAAGACGAGAACAAACCCAGCTGGTGTCCCTCAATGGCCTTGTAATGGAATATACACTGAGGTAACTGAATTCAGGAAGTagtatcaaaatataatttgatcatttttgccGTCGTGTTTAATGTCCACCACTGAGCTCACATATGACACAcccattgtttgttttggttgttgtggTAACTTTGAAATGTCTCTGACATCACTGAAAAGATTGTTCCACATCAACAGGGGATTTTTATGCATGGCCTCAAAGGGTTCAAGTCACAAgaagttgttttattatatCAAAAGCCCTACATTTGCATATTCTGACAAATTTAGATTGTATGCATACTTCATGCCACCTGTTTCCTCTAGATCCAACCTTCATCAGCTCCAGTTTCATTCCCGATGAGGAGAAAATCTACTTCTTCTTCAGCGAAGTGGGCCGAGAGTACGACTTCATCGACAAATTCATTGTTTCTCGTGTTTCTCAGATCTGCATGGTAAGGGTTAAACGGTGTGCCGCATGCAAGATCTCACACAACCACACTTGTGCTTCAGCGGCACATACGAgcagtttaaagggacagttacgttttttttaagtggagttGTATAAGGAACATAGAGAGTAGATGTCTGTCGGcgtgcccccagtttggagcaCCAGATTTAAGTCCGACATGGAGCAGTGTCCTGCTGTGCagaggtcagcaacaaaatccattcaagccacctaaaaaagtcccacccaaaataatcaatatcacTTAACATGTACACCATATTACGAGTATTTTCACTTCTTTACCTTAAAGTGGGACAGTGATTTTCAACAGGAATATGAAGCTGTTATATAGGTGAGACTTCTTTTTGGTGGCTAACCGCCAACCACAGCAGTAAACTGCTTAGCTACCGTGTTGTTGATGTAGGTAATACACCGACGTTTGGTAAGTACCCAGTACAACCTCACTTCAAGACATATGAACTATCACTTTATGTCACcaattttattgttatttttgttattagaACTTCGTTTTTTGTCTGAtgccttcttctcctctcagaGTGATGTTGGAGGTCAGCGGACTCTGCAGCGACGCTGGACCACGTTTGCCAAAGCTCAGCTGCTGTGTCAGGCTGACAACGAGCTGCCCTACAATGTGATCCAGGACATAGACACCCTCCCACCAGCAGAGGGAGCTCCTGCAGATGACACGCTCTTTTATGGCATCTTCACCTCCCAGTGGTCAGTTAACCAAAGGGACATGATCCATAACAGTGCCTAATCTACATTTCCTAATTTCTCCATAATACCTCCATGACATTCTCCAGAGCTATAGGTGGCCTGTTTTCCCACAGCGTTGTGTTTGTGCCTCTCACAAGGtttttctttactcttttaaaAAGGGCTTTTCGGCTTGATTTCATTgcaaaagtgcaagaaaattacctgaagattagtaaaaaataaaaaaaggaagaaaaaaaattaaaacaacaacaactaggaaatgacttggaaaaagtgcttaaaaattatcattttgtaacataattttaaatatgcaattatattTACCtcctaacttttttaaaatcattttctagtAATTTCGTGctatttgtgaaacatttcttaccaagatgCTCATTGGTTTTTattccatgtctttgaaagcaATTGCACCAATATGCTTTGaggtcaaatgtttaaatacttgtgaaaggtgtctgaaagcaatacaagaaaagtgatgttactgATCGTTTTTAATTACAAAGCACAGCACATTGGAGCAGGTGGTGCTTCAACTCTCTGTCTTCATTCTTATTTATCTCCACATGTACTGCTGTATTGTGTGCATCATGTGGATTTTGTCTGTAGCTCTCATTCAGcatctttcatgtttttgtttttcctccataAACTAGGTCTGTCAACTCTGGACGGTCAGTCGTGTGCTCATTCCGCCTGGCTGACATCAAATCAGTTTTCTCTGGTAACTACAAAGTTCTGAACCGGGACACGTTACAGTGGAGCACATGGGTTCAAGAGAAGGTCGCAAATCCAGGAGAGGTAAATGGCCGGTTATAATTGGCATGACAATGGAACAGCAAGATGAAACTTTATCCTGAGGGGCATTGTTGTGCAGCAATTACAGTACATAGTTGGAAAAGTGCAAATATATAAAGTTTATATCAAAGCTCAGCTCTGTCCGCTTGTGAAGGGAAAGAAATATGAACAGGAATTTAATCAGTGGTAAATagtggttaaccctttgatacctgggcaaatttgcttgatttcttttaaaaacgtgAGGGCAATTAGCAACGTAAaagaaaagacccaaaaattagcaagaaattaataaaaagtacaacaagATTACCTGAAACTtagcaaaaacattgaaaataaaataaaaaatgtaaaagctaaaaaaaacaaaacaaaaacaaacaaggaaattacctccAAAACAgcttaatgataataataataataatgattttgaaaataattttatattattataattataaatatagctctcttgacatttttttttcccaaaattgtCTGAATCAGCTAATATCTTGCAgtatgtgggacattttttgccaacttcttctctgccttttttcccatgtttttgaaagaaatcaaaccaattttgctcagagttcagaatattaaatacttgtaaatgtttgaacgcagcacatgaaaagcgatgttgatccaggtttcgaagggttaagcGGTTCACCTTTCCTCCATGTAtcttttaatgtaattaaattgtAAACAGTGCGTTCAATTTTTATTAACGTCAAAATGCCTTTGTGCATTGTAGTGTGGTCTGCACAACGCATCTGACAACGCTCTGCGCTTTGTCAAAGAAAACTTTCTGGCGGACGACAGCGTGCGACCTGTGGGACGGAGTCTGACGATGGTGTCTGCTGAGCACAGCTACAGCCATCTGACCGTGCAGAGGGTCCAGGCTGCCAACAACAGAGACTACACTGTGCTGTTTCTACTGACAGGTAGGTCAGGAAGAATCAAATGTGCTATCTGGACTGTGCTTTCTGGCCTTtcttccttctgtctctctggctGAACTGGTAGGTGTTTATATCCCAGTGTCCACTCTTCAGCTTTGTTGCAGGAGATTTAAACGTTTCAGTGcgtttttattgtttatctgAGAAATCTGGCACGTCAGACAACTTATTGTCACAACGCTGCAACTGCTAACTCCACAAGGGCTGTAATTGTATCAAATCTGACCATTGCATAAACCTCTAGCGTTTTCTCCGTAACTGCGTTTCAGAATCTGGTTACCTGCATAAagcagtgctgctgcagagcggAGCACACATCATAGAGGAGGTCCAGGTGTTTGAACAGCCTCAGCCTGTCAAAAGCCTGAAGCTCTCCGAAACAAAGGTACACACTGAGAGCAACATTTACATTATTCCCCTTAAACTCTATCTTTAAGCTAAATATAGCAAGTATATAGCAAGTTAAGTAAGCTGACTAACATTAATATATTGAGTTGTAAATAAGACATCATCATCTCAGTTTTTGTAGCATGGACGAATGTGATCAGTCTTCACAAACATGTTCATGTGAAATCATCTGAGAGTACTGCGCTAATTGTTTGTCCTGCTGCAGGGTGTGATATACGTTGGCACATCAGAGGGTGTGGTGAGGGTCCCAACAGCCAACTGCTCCTTCTACTGGACCTGTCCTCAGTGTGTTCTGGCCCGAGACCCCTTCTGTGGTTGGGACCCTGCCAGCAGGGCCTGTGTGGAGGCCTCCAACACCCACAGCAGCCTGTGAGTACCACAAGATTGTTATTGACATTATTAAGTTGAAAATGTGGCATATATGTTGCGCAGAAACAATACAAGTCATTTGAGGAACAGGGCGtagtttatgacctatactgcagccagccaccagggggcgatcgagatgTTTTCGGTTTACATTTTCGGAGCTGTTATGCTGTCCATGTTtcttatacagtctgtggttgtTGCTACTATATAGGTGAAGTTGtctgattttaaataaagacCTACAGTAGTTGAAACATTGGCTCTTTTTAGGATTTAGCCACTACAATAAAGGCTTTTCAATATTTACTTCCTTGTTGATATATTTCTTCTTGGATTTTGAAGTACCTTTGTTGCCATCTTGTTTATTCTGGGTATTTTTCCTCCAGTTTTCCATGAACACTGGACCAGTTTACATGCCTATGAGCTGGCAATGGCTGTAGCAagatgcattatgttttcgCGTTGTTTGTCCTCAGCGCTCTCATGAAGCGATGTCTCAAGAAAGCTTGGAGGCTATTTCTTCCAATTTGCAATAAACATGCACTTGggctcaagaatgaactgattggattttggtggttgaaattcaaggtcactgtgacccacAACACATGTCTCCCCTGAGCTGAGACTCCTAGTTGAGACTCTTTAGGCTGAATTAAGAGCTGTTTGAGAGACAGGTTTCTGCAAAGGGAACGAAACAATAATGCCAGTTAACTGTAACAACAGGAAATGGAAGTTCCCTGTGATGGTTACCTTTCAGGTTACCAGTTGTTTCAGCCTTTTTGTTGACTGTAGTTGTCCCTCCTCAGACGCCAGGACATAGACAGAGGGAACGTTGAAGAAGCATGCAACAGTGTTTCAGTCACACATACAGCCAGATTTGGTCCAAACAAACTGCCTCCGGGTAAGTGTCACTCACTCATTGCagctgctttgctttgctttgctttgcctACACTAATCACACACTCCATATAAGAAACATTGACATGTTCTTCAGAGTATCATGTATTGTCCAGTGTGGCACTTAAGCTTGTGatatgcttgtttttgccaatcACAGCAGCTTACTTATGTACTTTGTGTCTTTCTGGAAGAGGATCcattaaaatgtagttttatgaAATTGTggaattatgaaataaaaaaaaaacaccaggcaAGTTTGGTTAGAAAATGGGTccctgaaaagtcatggaaaagttttgaattgttgtccatgaaaatgtgtgggaaccttgtACATATTTGTGTTACAGGTTTCGCGCTTTGCATAGATTATGTAatcagcatgaaaataaaatcagtgtgCTTGAAGCCTTTTCGCTTTAATGATGCCTTTTAGACATGCTCATGTAACATGCACATTTATGCATTTACTTCCCGGCGAGCAGATTCTCTAGCAGGTTGAGATTGCTTTAGGCAGCTTTCTTGATATTTGATGATGTTGTGTAGTTCTTGGTGTATTGGGGTTTTTGGTGAGTAATCTGTATATCAGCCTCATGTCCTGCAGGTGAGCTGCTGTCAGTGTCTCTGAATGAAGTGGTGCGGCTGCAGTGTCCCGCTGCGTCGCAGCTCTCCAAGCAGCTGTGGGAACGTCCCAACAGCCGGCTGTCCTCGGACCTGTACCTACACCTGGAGGACGGGAGTCTGAGCTTTGTGGCCACCCCCGCCACACTGGGCCACTACATCTGCCTGTCCACAGAGAACGGCTACCAACAGACTATGGCCATCTATCATGTTAAACAGAAGAGCAGCCCTGTGGCTCAAACTCCAATCAGCTACACTGGGCCTCAGACACACCCCATACCCACCACAAGGGCTGTGGCCAGACCAGGGCCCGGACTTCAGACCTCCGTGGGGACTAAAAGAACAGaaccaaaacaaagagagaCTGAGCCGACGCTGTCCAGCAGGGACACTCAGGCCACCACCAGGCAGCGGGGCAGAAATGTGACCCAGTGGACGGAGGAATCCGGGCAGAAAGAGGCAAAGTTTCTGGACGGGGAGGCCCTGCTGTCGGCCAGAGGCCCCTGCTACCTGAAGGAGCTGGTGGTTGTGTCAGTTCTGCTGGTGCTCTGTCTCAGTCTGCTCATCACCACGCTTCTCTATGTCATCAGACAGCGCTGCCGCAGCCGAACGGCACCGCAGGCAGGAACTCCAAGCAGAGACTCTGACAGGAGGACCCCTGTGGAGCAGGAGGCCCTGAGGGGGAACCAGTTTCTTAGCAAACGCAATGGCCAAGTCCCACACAGCGGACAGGCCAGTGGGTTAGTTTGTAATGGAGCACTCACAGGCTCGAATGGCCATTTGCCTAACACCCCCATCTGAACATTTAAACTGTGTGAGATGACATCAGTGGTAAAGGGAGGTCATCCCAGGTACCAGAATCACCATGGCAACTGTTAGTCAGCAAAGTGGGAGGTTCTGTTTGCACAGCCAGTGATACTGCACAAACTATGGACTCTGCTCCTGATGTGTAACATTTGGTTCtaaaaagaacaaagacaatattcctGTGGTACTTAAATGGAGTCACACGACTGTTaagatgggactttttttgttgacactgACACTGTTCCATTGTGAatgttctgtgttttcactttgtagaCGGTGACATTTGAGACGGAGAGGTACAAGTTGATCCAGCACAgctggatttttaaatatttttatagacTAGTCAATGTTTGTTACAAAGCCAGTGACTGCCACAGATCTCTTTTGGGGAATAATTGCATTGTAGAGAGTTTATTCAAAACACACATGACCAAATGTTGTCTCTCGTTTGTAAGAGAGAATGTGGGCACGTGCTGATTTTACATACAGGCAGATCAGACATGCATGTATATGCAACTCTGCCAATTTGCTCTGCCAAACACATTTTGGATGAAACATGGTTGCGTCCTGGTTTGGAAAAGGCCACAGAGGTCAGGCCAGTAGGcttgtttatcttttgtttgCGAGATAGTGTTACACACATAATGTGAACGTGCCTTGGCGTCAGTTTAGGTGATGCTTTGATGGAGCTGTTGGTTCATTTTCACTCATCTCCTGTGCTTCAAACACTTGAAATtcaaagtctgactaaaacaTAAACTTGCACTAAGTCTCCAAAGTGCAAATACATTGGTTTCCAGCAGTACCCAGCTGACtatttaaaggcacagttcaaaaaatgaaaaaatacaaaaaaaaataaaaattccatatttttcctcttacccgtCGTACAGTTTGTCATattggattgttttggtgtgagttgcaggatgttgatatcagccatagaggcgtctgccttctctccaatataatacAGCTacatggcactcagcttgtggtgctcaatgtgccaaaaaatatatttgaaaaactcatcagcaatgtctctcttcagaaatcatgacccggataatcaagataattcacaggccttgttgtgagcagcttCATGTAGCAACTTTCAGCACTTTGAGCACCATCAGTTGAGTGACATCAAGTTCCATTATGTTTGAGAGAAGGCAAAAATCTCAACACTCAGCTGCTCGCAACAAATTCAGACTGGTTGatggcactacaggtaagaggaaaaatgtgtatttttgatttcgGGGTGATTTGCCccttttaaaagacaaaacccAGGCATATTTGCATTAAGGAAGCTGATGTTACAACAGAGCCTGACCTCTCACTGCACTGTCAGCCCACCACGTACACACAAACCAGGGGGCGTCGTCTTGTATCACCACAGTTAGTAATAGTAAACCACGTTGTGTATACATGGATGTTGCAGGTACAAGGTCCCAGTGTATTTGTCGTCTGATTTCCTGCTTAATCTGAAAAATGCTTGCCTTTGTAATACCGTCACAACAGTCATCaagtttttttatattgtgttgGGCTCACTGCCAACATTCTCAGTGTGGATACtggatttttaaatgacatcacTGTGTCATTGAGGT from Plectropomus leopardus isolate mb chromosome 18, YSFRI_Pleo_2.0, whole genome shotgun sequence includes:
- the sema4ab gene encoding LOW QUALITY PROTEIN: semaphorin-4A (The sequence of the model RefSeq protein was modified relative to this genomic sequence to represent the inferred CDS: deleted 1 base in 1 codon) yields the protein MNIGPSARPLTLNVIKVDSLIPAVMENPSLLSVIVALLGFLSPCLSRLTPRVSFPMGSPGRHLTRFSSHDVSNTTTLLLSEDGDMLYVGARDAVLALDVSHKDGIIMRSKLDWSPSEKDLEQCSMKGKKMADCPNFIRVLQFLNTTHIYTCGTFAFSPRCMYINSETLSMSLKTDEGRGRCPYDPYQRNTAIIVDGELYTGTVADYRGNRPVISRHLSEGRRVDLKLDDTLGWLEDPTFISSSFIPDEEKIYFFFSEVGREYDFIDKFIVSRVSQICMSDVGGQRTLQRRWTTFAKAQLLCQADNELPYNVIQDIDTLPPAEGAPADDTLFYGIFTSQWSVNSGRSVVCSFRLADIKSVFSGNYKVLNRDTLQWSTWVQEKVANPGECGLHNASDNALRFVKENFLADDSVRPVGRSLTMVSAEHSYSHLTVQRVQAANNRDYTVLFLLTESGYLHKAVLLQSGAHIIEEVQVFEQPQPVKSLKLSETKGVIYVGTSEGVVRVPTANCSFYWTCPQCVLARDPFCGWDPASRACVEASNTHSSLRQDIDRGNVEEACNSVSVTHTARFGPNKLPPGELLSVSLNEVVRLQCPAASQLSKQLWERPNSRLSSDLYLHLEDGSLSFVATPATLGHYICLSTENGYQQTMAIYHVKQKSSPVAQTPISYTGPQTHPIPTTRAVARPGPGLQTSVGTKRTEPKQRETEPTLSSRDTQATTRQRGRNVTQWTEESGQKEAKFLDGEALLSARGPCYLKELVVVSVLLVLCLSLLITTLLYVIRQRCRSRTAPQAGTPSRDSDRRTPVEQEALRGNQFLSKRNGQVPHSGQASGLVCNGALTGSNGHLPNTPI